A section of the Corvus hawaiiensis isolate bCorHaw1 chromosome 14, bCorHaw1.pri.cur, whole genome shotgun sequence genome encodes:
- the LOC125333076 gene encoding putative P2Y purinoceptor 10, with protein MTLLPYTTTASSSNPVMTQSNQSCSSPDNSFKSTLYATTYTLIFIPGLLANSAALWVLCRFISRKSKAVIFMINLAVADLAHVLSLPLRIYYYINHTWPFGDVLCLLCFYLKYLNMYASICFLTCISIQRYFFLYHPFRAKDWKRRYDVAISALVWLVVGVACVPFPIMRSHGLEKNTNSCFADLQVKPIDSKVGTVLMTGTAELLGFVGPLVIILYCTWKTRDSIRGFHIPQENSGERRKALRMVSMCAIVFCVCFAPYHINFFFYMLVKEKVITDCFLSTITLYTQPFCLSLASFDCCLDPIIYFFMTSEFQEQISRHSSMAIRSRLMSKESASSMKE; from the coding sequence ATGACCCTCCTGCCCTACACCACCACAGCCTCTTCCAGCAACCCAGTCATGACCCAGAGcaaccagagctgctcctctcccgaCAACTCCTTCAAGAGCACCCTCTATGCCACCACCTACACCCTCATCTTCATCCCGGGGCTGCTGGCCAACAGCGCTGCCCTGTGGGTCCTGTGCCGCTTCATCAGCAGGAAGAGCAAAGCCGTCATCTTCATGATCAACCTGGCCGTGGCCGACCTGGCCCACGTCCTCTCACTGCCCCTGCGCATCTACTACTACATCAACCACACCTGGCCCTTCGGGGATGTCCTGTGCTTGCTGTGCTTCTACCTGAAGTACCTCAACATGTACGCCAGCATCTGCTTCCTCACCTGCATCAGCATCCAGCGCTACTTCTTCCTGTACCACCCCTTCCGAGCCAAGGACTGGAAGCGCCGCTACGACGTGGCCATCAGCGCCCTGGTCTGGCTCGTGGTGGGGGTGGCCTGCGTGCCCTTCCCCATCATGAGGAGCCACGggctggaaaaaaacaccaactcCTGCTTTGCCGACCTGCAGGTGAAGCCGATCGACAGCAAGGTGGGCACGGTGCTGATGACCGGCACCGCCGAGCTCCTGGGCTTCGTGGGCCCGCTCGTCATCATCTTATACTGCACTTGGAAAACAAGAGACTCCATCCGGGGGTTCCACATCCCGCAGGAAAACAGCGGGGAGAGGCGGAAGGCCCTCAGGATGGTTTCCATGTGCGCCATTGtgttctgtgtgtgttttgctCCCTACCACATCAACTTCTTCTTCTACATGTTGGTGAAGGAGAAAGTCATCACCGACTGCTTCCTGAGCACCATCACGCTCTACACTCAGCCCTTCTGCCTGAGCCTCGCCAGCTTCGACTGCTGCTTGGATCCCATCATCTACTTCTTCATGACTTCTGAGTTCCAGGAACAGAtttccaggcacagcagcaTGGCCATCCGGAGCCGGCTCATGAGCAAAGAGAGCGCCTCGTCAATGAAAGAATGA